The window GTCACGTGCCAGGATGGACAAGTCGATCTGCATTCCTTCATCCGCCGCAGTAACTGGTGTATGTTCGAATACCGGATTATCCGCGTCTTCTCCTTCAATCGTCACATTTCCTTTGATTGTTCCCATACCGACAGTAACGGAAAGAACCGCATCATACACGTTCAGAAGCCCGTGACCATATCCGTTATTTGGAGATTTCGGATAAGTAGCATCTGTTAAAGGAGTCGCTGTCTCCGTCAAAATTTTCTCTATTTCGTCCACTGTCAAGCTCGCATTTCCCTGTCTGAGCAAGGCTGCAGCTGCAGATACATGAGGGGAAGACATTGAGGTTCCATTCCATCCGCCTTCATAACCGCTGCCTGGAACTGCAGAGCGGATTTTTACTCCAGGGGCTGTAACGTCAGGTTTAATTTCACCATATGGCGATGGGCCCTGGAATGAAAAATCCCCCATTTTGTTTTCTTTATCGGTTGCACCGACTGCAAATGACTCGGGATAATTAGCAGGGGTTGCAATCGTTCCTGGTCCATTCGGTCTTAGGAATGATGCATTTCCCGCAGCAAAAACAGGGAAAATATCATATGCTCTCCATGTGCGCACAATTTCGATAAACCATTCATCAATGCCAGGACCGCCGCTCCATGAATTGTTGACGACATCCGGAGCCATATCGACCCTGCCGCCAGGAGCCAAAATCCATTGGGCAGCCGCCAATATAGTGGAATCCGGTCCTTGTCCTTGTGCATTAAACGCTTTGGCCGCAATCCATTTTGCTCCCGGTGCTACGCCAATTTGGTTCTTTCCATTCGGCTCGCTGCCGACCATCGTTCCAGTTACATGAGTGCCGTGGCCATTGTCATCATAGCCAGCTGTTTGTCCACTTACAGCATCAAAGAAACTATATTGATGGTCGACAGTTCCATCGGCTGCATTATAGCCGCGATATTTTTCCTTCAAGGCCGGGTGGTCCCATTGAACACCTGAATCAATGCTCGCGACAACAGTCCCGGTTCCATCAATTCCTAACTTCCAGGCATCAGGAGCACCAACCTGGCTTACATTCCACTCAATATTAGCGTCAGCTTCGGCTTGAGAAGCGTCTACTTCAGGCCCCAATTGCCTGATTTCATCCACATATATTTTCTCTACTTCATTCATGGAAGCGATTTTCTCAACAACTTCCTTTGTGCCTGTAAAGGAAACCGCATTAATAATATAGTAGGATTTGAATTTTTTAACTTTGCCCTTTTGTTTTTCCTGTCCAAGCACGTCCAGAACCTTGCCTTGCTTTTGATGGGCATTCGCTTTGAGTTCTGTTAGTACTTCGGAACGGACAATATGCTTTTTTTGCTGCGCAGTAGCACTTTTTCCATTTGCCTTTTTCTTTGCTTCCTTCGCTACAGTTGCCGTATCGACTTGGTCACGAAGCGTGACGATAAACGATACCTCATCCGTTTTTTCAAGCTGTTCATAAACCTTGCTGTCGATTTTGTTTGCAGAAGAAGTTGGGACAGTTTGGTCCGAACTTCCTCCCCCATTTGTTGCCGAAGCAGCTGGAGGTAAAAATGTACTGATCACCATAATAATTGCAGACAACAAGAATACTAGACGTTTAGCCCTTCTTTTCAAAAAACGACCCCCTAATTTTTCTACTAATTATACAAACATGTAAAATACATGTAATATATTCCTAGATTGTATCAGAAATAATTATAATATTCTGAGTATTTAGGACTATTTTTTCAATAATCGTATTGGGAAATTTTTTGGACAAAAAAAGAGTGGTTAATAACCACCCTCAAATTTGCTGCTATGTAATTTTCTTTGTACACACACCTCGAGTCTGGGTCAGACTCCTAATACTCCCTCATTGAAAAAAAGTAATAAATAACTTGCGGAGTCATTGGTATATGATCATGAACACGCTGAAAAATTACTAGTCCGGTACATGAGCATGACTAATTGATAAATAGTCCGGGTCAGACCCTTACTACTCCTTCATTTAAAAAATAGTGATAAATAGCTAGCAGAATTATAGGTATATGACCATGAACACGCTGAAAAGTTACTAGTCCGGTACATGAACATGACTAATTGGCAAGTCACTAAGCCGTAACCGCTTTTTTTTCCTTTAGGCACCTCTTTAGGCTATATTTCATTTCGGAGAATTCAACGTCCATTCGATTTCTTAAAAGCCAGCAATAGCAGGTCCATCCATAGGAGTTCTCCTAAATGGACAGAACTAAATTTTATTAGAGCCTATATCATTTGTATGTGTATTGAATTTTTGGGAAAACCTACCGTTATAATTGATAAGGGGTTTTAGTTAATGCATTTCCTTTTAAATTTTCTGTTCGTTTTAGCAGCTTTTAAATGGGGAGATTGGAAAAACTGGCAAAAGTATTACCCTACATGGCTATTCTTTGTTGGCGGTGATCTTTTTAAAAATGCCCTATTGCATGATTACTCTTTCTGGACTTATAAAGAAACCATTCTTGGCAGCAGACTATTATTCGGACACTTTATTATTGATTTACTAATTATGACTTTCGCCTATTCATCAACCTTGCTTATCTACCTTGGTAAATTCCCCGATTCTCTTTTTAAAAAAATTGGCTGGTTTTTACTTTGGGTTTCTATTTATACCAGTATAGAATTTATTAACTTAGAATTTCTAAATTTAATTGAACACCATAGGGGCTGGAATATAGGCTGGTCAATTCTATTTAATCTGGTTATGTTTTCAGTTTTAAAAATTCATATGAGTAACCCCTTATTATCATGGATAATTTCCTTGGTATTTCTACTTTTTCTGTTACTACAATTCGACGTTCCCTCCTGGGTATTTAATTAAGTGTAACTTACAGGATGGAAATAGTATCTGGTCTTTAGGAAACATTTTTACATAAATGGTTTAAGCGAATGTAAAAATTAGCCATAAAGCATACTGTTGTTAAGTAATTGGAGGAGCCATGATAAAATTTTTACAATATGCCGCATTAATTGTTCCTTGGTTCTCTTTAGGGTTTACCACCAGCGCAAATAGAAAAAAGTACATGCCCGTTACAATCTTTGGTGCATTAATTATGACAGTTGTTTTTCAGATAGCTCATCAATACGATTGGTGGGTAATTAAAAAATCAATTGTTCCATGGGGGTATATGAGCGATGTTACATTTATTTATGGGCTTTTTGCTGTAGGCACGTTTTGGATCTTTCGTTTTACTTCAGATAAATTCCCAATGTTTATTATTCTTAACGCTGTTATGGACTCTTTAATGAGCTTTGTAATTCTTCCTTTACTAGGAACGCTAGGAATCGCCCACTATAAAAATATATCTCCGTGGCAGTACTTTTTGGTTATTTTCGGAATTTCTTTTTTACTATGGATTTACCATAAATGGCAAGAGAAAATATTTAAAAGTGAAAATAGTTAATAACATGGTTCACTGAATTAAGAATACCCCGCTATTCCTTTTCGTTAAGATCTAACTAAAATGACAATATCTCAAAGATCAGAGCCTAAAATTATTATACTAATTAAAAGAAGGGCAAGAGTGAAATTTATACTCTTGCCCCGATACCTTATTTACCACCAAGTTGTAAGGAAGAAATCACCTCCTGCTTATCAATGTCCCCCTTAATTGCGGTGGTGAGGGTTGTGGATCCGTGTTTTTTCACTCCCCTGACAGCCATACCCAAATGTTCTGCTTGAACCATAACCAAAACCCCTCATTAGAAAATCCGCAATCTGCCCGGTAATCCATTCTTGTTTGCATCCACCCCCGCTTGTTCGACCAAACCAAGGCATGAAGTTTTGACAGAGGACGCACATTGTTCCTGTTTGAATCGTCCACTACCTTTCAAAAACCCACGCCCCCTACAATTGCATCCCGGTCCATTGCCAATATGAAAAATAAAACAGCATGATGGTCAGGATATAAACAGGCATTAAGATAATACTTATTTTCACTAGATCGCTTGCATGATAGGAAACTTCCCCTTCTTCATAAAAGAGAAGCAACGCTTTGGAGCTTACCGGTACAGTTACACAATAATTCATTCCTATCAGACTCAAAAAAACAACTGTCGAAGGATTCACCCCAATCGCTTGACTGAATACCAATAAGCCTGGAATCAAGACGATCGCCCGAGTCGTATGCGATGTAATATATAAATGACTCGTTACAGTGACCAGCAAGATTAGTAAGACAATCACCCATTCCGGTGCACCTGTAAACCAATTCAGAACATGCAAGGTGTTGTTTTCAATCCATTTGACGATACCCGTATCGACCAATACTTTTCCAAGCGCGGTTGCTGCGGCAACAAAGAGTATCAAATTCCATGATACCGAATTGATGCCTTGTTTCCAGCTGATCACACCATAATTCGGCAGCATGATTAAGATTGCGCCAATCATTGTAATGAACGCGATATCATAGCCATGGATATGCTCTGTCATCCATCCAACAATTAAAATCAAAATGAAAATCATCGTCTTTTCTTCTTTGTCATTCATTTGTTTGTTAAGTATGTTCTCCTCTTCAGTTGAAACAGGTTCAATAACCTTCTTGCCGCCTTTAGGCCATAAAATCCATCCTATTAAAACAAACGAAAAAAGTGTAACCACTATAGCAAACGGAACTCCCCATACGAACCACTGGATATAGGAAATCGATTGGCCCGCTGTACTTTCCAATAAACCTATTCCAATTAAATGAGACCCCGCACCAATT is drawn from Bacillus sp. FJAT-18017 and contains these coding sequences:
- a CDS encoding CBO0543 family protein; the encoded protein is MHFLLNFLFVLAAFKWGDWKNWQKYYPTWLFFVGGDLFKNALLHDYSFWTYKETILGSRLLFGHFIIDLLIMTFAYSSTLLIYLGKFPDSLFKKIGWFLLWVSIYTSIEFINLEFLNLIEHHRGWNIGWSILFNLVMFSVLKIHMSNPLLSWIISLVFLLFLLLQFDVPSWVFN
- a CDS encoding GTP cyclohydrolase I, which encodes MVQAEHLGMAVRGVKKHGSTTLTTAIKGDIDKQEVISSLQLGGK
- a CDS encoding SLC13 family permease translates to MEKHIYKDNRFAAWKTQLPRKSKVIIGIHIFILLTIGLIDGLDYRAKISLFAFLSAMILWVTTKIPAGLIALSLIVFIVLVKAGEPDLLYASLSEEVVWLMIGSFIIGEAVKRSGLAERLTLFIVSKSTKKSGVLFALSSVIFSSAFFIPSTSGRAALSMPIIKQLGQKFTDKEKRVIAVLAPVIILMSTSATLIGAGSHLIGIGLLESTAGQSISYIQWFVWGVPFAIVVTLFSFVLIGWILWPKGGKKVIEPVSTEEENILNKQMNDKEEKTMIFILILIVGWMTEHIHGYDIAFITMIGAILIMLPNYGVISWKQGINSVSWNLILFVAAATALGKVLVDTGIVKWIENNTLHVLNWFTGAPEWVIVLLILLVTVTSHLYITSHTTRAIVLIPGLLVFSQAIGVNPSTVVFLSLIGMNYCVTVPVSSKALLLFYEEGEVSYHASDLVKISIILMPVYILTIMLFYFSYWQWTGMQL